One Arachis hypogaea cultivar Tifrunner chromosome 2, arahy.Tifrunner.gnm2.J5K5, whole genome shotgun sequence genomic window, taattactttttagtaaaTCACTAGATCGATttgtttaaatacaaaatatattagtctattactataattttttttacattcttatattaatatatttaagagTTTAATTAACATGTATCTTTAGATTTTGTTAatgacaaattttttaattttttattttaataaatacaaaataaatatattgaaattttaaattttgtatttttttctataaaaaaattaattgataactTTATCATCTATCCTTAAGACATACACCTATTAGCCAAATGCTATATTTAAATAtaagtaatttatatatattaaccaAAAAATGATATATAGTAACAAATAAATATGAATAGAGAGAATATTAAACATGCAATTATGCCCAAAGGTGACAACATGATATAGTTAGCAAAAACAAAACCGAAGTGTAATTAATTGGCATTGAAAACAACCTACCAAACCAAAAATCATTCCCCTTCTTTCATATATTAAGAGCATTGACATATTTCAAGATTCTCAAAAGTGTAAAATTGAAAAATTAGGTCTAATATCTAGCACTAGAATTCATGAAAACTTGATCAAAGTATAGCTCAAAAAGAAGTATCAAAATATGTACATTTGATTCTATAAcagataaaagaaattaaattataaatgtaTAAACAAAATGTTGCTAAAACTAGCcagaatttgaagaagaaaaatgtCATTCTTCTATACTCAAAATCTTGGAGCTTGAACTTCCATCTTCCTTAGAGTTATTAGAAGAATGCTTATTACTTCCAATTGTATAAGCTTGGTACCCTGTAGGACTAGATAGTCCACCAGAGCCGCCGCTGCCGCCGCCGCCACTACTACTGGCCGATCTCTCTATATCAACCCTTCCGGCCACCAGAGGGATCGGCCGATCCGGTATAGCCGGCACCATGTTCTCCTCATTATCTCCAACATCTTGATCCGTTTCCATCATCTTAACAACTTGATCCATAGTAGGCCTAGCATACAATTGAGGATGAGAACAGAGCACACCAATCAAAACATATTTCTCAAGAATCTTGGGTGACCCAAGTTCAGGCATTCCATCTTCAATCACATCTAAGGCCTTGTTTGTTCTAACCATTGACCATGCCCAATCGGTCAACGCAGAAGGTTGACCGTCATTGCTCATTGAAAGTGCTTTCTTTCCACTTAGAAGCTCAAGAAGCACAACACCAAAGCTGAAAACATCACTTCTCTCTGTTAATTGACCATACAAAGCATATTCCGGAGCCACATAACCCATTGTTCCAGCTACCCTTGTGCTCATATGTGTCATACCTTCAGGATTAAACTTTGCTAGACCGAAATCGGCTACCTTAGCCTCGAATTTTTCGTCTAAAAGAATGTTACTTGCTTTGATATCTCTATGAATTATGGAAGGTTGAGCACCATAATGCAAATAAGCAATTCCTCTAGCAGTTCCTAGTGCAATCTTTTGCCTAATTGGCCAACTTAGCTTATTATTAAGcccaattgaagaagaagaaccgcCGCCAAATAAATGGTCATGAAGGCTACCATTTTTCATTAAATCACAAACAATGATTCTTTGGTACCCTTCTAAATTTGTTGTGGCACTGCAATATCCTCTTAATGCAACAAGATTCACATGCCTAACACTTGCAATAACCTCAACCTCATGCTTGAAGCTGGAATCACCAGCAGCAGAACAGTTCTTGAACCTCTTCAATGCAACCTCAGTTCCATCATTTAGCAACCCTTTGTAAACGTTGCCATAACCTCCTCTTCCAATTATGTTATCTCTTGAGAAATTCTTAGTAGCTTTCTTAATATCCTCAATACTGAATCTTATCAAAGTAGTGCTCTGATCCATAGAAGAATAATCCAAACCCATAACACTTGAAGAAGAAACCAAACCCATTTCAGCAACACTAACATTTTTACCACTCAACTTTTCATTCAACTTCCACAATCCCAAAACCACGAAAACCAAACCCGAAACACAAATAAAGGTGACAACGACAGAAACAAcaatcttcttcttgttcttcttgttgTTAGAATCACCCAAAGGCGTGAAATCAAGGGAGAACAAGCACTTTGCAGTGCCAGGGTCAGAAGGGCCAAAAGCGTTGCTAAAAGCAGCAGCATAAACAGAAGGCAGAGAAGTGCAATCACTGAGATTCCCAAGAGATTTACCAGAAGCTGGTAAAGAAGACAAGCTTGTAGTGCAGAGTGCGCATGGCGAGTTATTCTCAAGGGACTGGTTACAACTAGTATCCACATTTTGAAGCACGGAAGAGGATACCAACGATTCAAAGCGTTGCCTTGTGGTGATGTTGACGCAACCTTGGGAAATTGAAGCGTTGGAGAATCCGCATGAGGATTGAATATGGAAGGTGGGGTCGAAGGAGTTGATGTAGGATTGGAAGTTGGACCAGCATGAGAGGGAGGCGGAGAGGGGTGGCATGAAGTTGTCGGTGCGGCGGAGGAGGTCGGACTGGAGGAGGCGGAAGGATTGGCGGATGAACTGGCACTTGGTGTTTGTGACGGTGGTTCCGGAGGCGGCAGAGTAAGAGGTTGGGGTGTTTCCGGTGCCGGTGAGGGTGTAgagtgttgggaataagacacaattcccccttgagaaaacacctttgacagagaaataaaatagacacaatcacaacacaagaatttaacgtggaaactccaattaccggagaaaaaaccacggccgttgtcaaatgacaaccagagaatatcactatgtgaaaattgttacaacacatagacttctttctctcaccggcaccccagtacacccacactctttcaaagcaaatatctaactacacctcacaacactctctaatcaaagagtacagaggaaaagaaaaatcagatacaagcttaaagtgtttctgactggtgcaaaaacaaatggagaacttagcctcatatttatagcctaggccacccactccatttgctatcctaagcaatgtgggactaattcaaccaaatcctaacaatctccaccttgattgaaatagtcacacatcttcagcttccattgtcaacaccgacaattctttgctgccattgtctataccgacaatcatagttcagagaactatcatactccaccatgaaagtatactcacttggaattagaccactccaagaatttcgccttggtacagatcgaaaccttgctgaaaattcatggtgcaacttccaaattggcttttcctggaagttcttcagccatcgacctaactccgccacacaccttgcatctcaacgccaaccaatgcccgtgtgcaattgtggacctgattgccacaactcatccttatccatggcagtgcggtaataccatgaggatacttcttgtcttctagagaacatcatcttctctcatagagagagcaaccagagatcttctccttcaacgccttgtgcaaacctgattgtatcaacacatccttgacttgtacttgccacaagccaaaattgattcttccatcaaatttctctatttcaagcttcacagcacttgaatatcctgacattgttgcaaccgtatactggaatattataactcaactgtagaccgtgcactaggaagggtccccaggaaagagaggtgggtcacaatggacacacttaaataccaagtctttccttagccagaaccttttccaaactgcactctcacagagtcacactgccttccagcaacaacaacagcaaccaaagatcaacctcaagccacaggacaaaattcttttctgatgtggaaggtcagactaggctgcaaccacagagcatactaagaataaatcccaccgaaccgaagctctgataccacttgttgggaataagacacaattcccccttgagaaaacacctttgacagagaaataaaatagacacaatcacaacacaagaatttaacgtggaaactccaattaccggagaaaaaaccacggccgttgtcaaatgacaaccagagaatatcactatgtgaaaattgttacaacacatagacttctttctctcaccggcaccccagtacacccacactctttcaaagcaaatatctaactacacctcacaacactctctaatcaaagagtacagaggaaaagaaaaatcagatacaagcttaaagtgtttctgactggtgcaaaaacaaatggagaacttagcctcaacCTTGGGAAATTGAAGCGTTGGAGAATCCGCATGAGGATTGAATATGGAAGGTGGGGTCGAAGGAGTTGATGTAGGATTGGAAGTTGGACCAGCATGAGAGGGAGGCGGAGAGGGGTGGCATGAAGTTGTCGGTGCGGCGGAGGAGGTCGGACTGGAGGAGGCGGAAGGATTGGCGGATGAACTGGCACTTGGTGTTTGTGACGGTGGTTCCGGAGGCGGCAGAGTAAGAGGTTGGGGTGTTTCCGGTGCCGGTGAGGGTGTAGAGGATGGTGAAGTTAAGAgggcatgatgatgatgagggtggtggtggtggtggtggtggttgttgggagagagatggtggtgggagaaagaagaagaaaaggaagaggggTAAAATGGTCATTTAGAATAATGGTGGTGGTGATGACTGATGAGTATTGAGttgttgtttcttgtttgaagaaAGAGTTGGAAATGGTGGGGTTTTGAGGCTTCAGAATATAATCACATGTTTTTGAGTGTTTGACAATTCACTTTATACAATCTTAGCTTATTATGTAATCAAAGGTACTATTATAATCAAAAGTGAAAACTCAGTATAGGCAATTTTATATAAGATTAAtagtatattaaataatttttaattattaattttacagaAAATTAACTGTAAATTTTTATCATAATAGAAACAACAAAAACTAGCACACAAATATCATATTCCaaagtttaaaaatattatttatatatcaaaaattaataattatttatatattatttaatttatttttaatatgtattatatattaatagttaattttaatatatttattataattattctaagttagaattttagtttttttatttattaaaatgtaaatttaaatttaaattataaaaataaaaaatattagtagatTAACACTTTTTAGTATTAGCtaatattttagattaatattttatttttatattattagaatttaatgtttatgaattgataatttaattaatatatataaaaaaattagtggccaaatgttaataaaaaataataaaatttgttagttATGTAATATttctcataaaaataaattataaactttaatttcaattggtGATACTTGAGAATTAACTCTtagttacctttttttttttaaatctgtctttgattttttgttttgccaATAATGCTATTTGCTTGTTAAAATAGATATAACGGATAATGTTACAAAATTatcacaatttattattttttattaacagctaatcaataatatttaaaagtgttgatatatatgatgctaaattactgaactaaaaatataaacttaATGGCTAAAAATACTgattaacataaattaaaattactggcctttaatttttttttcatttataaattaGGTCAGTGCAAATGACGGGCAATTTGATGTAATTGTACCAGTGTGGTGGTTGAATTGatgtcaaatttttttaatgtccATATTAATAACGTTGTAGAAATTTTGCGTGTAAATGAAAGTTGCATTTAGATTTTACTCTTAGAAATTTTATTGATCAATTCGATtgtgaaacaaaaaattattgattttttatgaAAGAATATATAAGTTTAATTACGTCTAAGAGTTAATTAGTGTTTTCCCCTTAATAATACTAAGAAGAGAAAATACCTTACAATAAACACGGAAAAACATTGAAATTCATCCATTAAAGTgcttacaaataaataaaaaatatttattattaaaattaccatatttaataataaaagaaaacgaTAAATAAATCTCTgttcttttaattaaaaatacaaaagtattttacaatttttaaaaCGCGAGACATCTAAATATTTTTGAATGATCTATTTGTTTTTGTATATTCTAAATCGATAGATTTAAATATTTTGTAGTCTACAAAATGagagatatttttatatttttaattaattaaaaatatatgtgtTTTCAAATGATAAAGACAGATATCTATTTATcttatttctctaaaactaaaTATCCAATATGGTGCATTATTAGTGTAACAGAAGAGGGAGGATAACCACCTTAGAAAACACCTGAAAAAATGACTTAATAGCGAGGTGTTAAATTATAGAATCATATGTGATaatattactttattttattatttatttcttttgagAGAGCTTAATAATTGGTGGTTGACTATGGAGGGAAGGTGTTACATTGGTATGGAATAAGAACCTGAGAGCAGCCAATTAAGTTGACTAACTTATGTGAATATGAAGGACAAAATTGGAGGCACAGAATTAATCAAAAAGGTTCCTTCCTCGAACCCAACCTTTGATTAAGTTTGTGTGAAATTgatgttttatacttttattaattgattgaattattcATCATCATGTTTTTTTGGTATGCAAATAGAGATATGGTATCTATCACTTTACTAGTTATCCACTATCCACTATCAATTCATCTCTTCAACTTTGTCTTTTTTTGTCATTTTCTCCTATCTATtcctttttttaatattattttaataacatctattttatttttttcccacaCAATCTAGAAGGTAGTCACTAGTCAATAGtagatcacaaatattaatttgctACCTACACGTGCAATATCAGCCACCGAAACAAGCCTATGAAAATTGAAAGGAAATATTAttcaacaatatatataattatattatagagACACACACTACGTAACTAGGATCTTATTATCAAGAATTATGATTCTTTTCAAACCTCAAAATAGACTATTACTAAATAATGGAATAGTGTTATCGGCGTGGTTAAGAGAATTGGATCAAACCTTTCATAGTTCGATTAGACTAATCCAAAATCAGCGATTAAATGAGtctagtttttaaaattaaaattatttgacagtaaattaattaaaaaaataaaatataaattaaaataaattattattaattttttaaaaatatattttatatataaatatattattttattatatctaatttaattataattaaattttagttaaatttttaaatttctaattttattggTTGGTCACAAATTCGGTCCTAAAAACCTTGGTTATTTCTTATCATTCTATCAAGattattagatatataattaagttggatttggtttaataattaatttattaatttatttaaataaatataaaaatttgaattctattttatatatacagtaatttattaattaataattaattcttaaataaaatttggtATGATCATATATAGTTGTGAATTAATTCTTAACCTGTTGCTGCTGAGTTAGAAGAtacgatataaaaaaaattactatatatattcaCGCACATATTAATTAATTCCTCCCTGTTAACTCAGTTTCAATCCACATATATAAACCACGTATTGATACATCCACACATGCAATTTGTTTATTATTGGATAGATCAGATCAACTGAATAATTAATcacaagctatatatatatatatatatatatatatatatatatatatatatatatatatatatatatatatatatatatatatatatagtttttcttATATtcttgtaattaaaaataaaattagtttttttaaattaatattatttaaatttaaatatgtatatatttaatattatattattaataaatagtcaaattattttttaaatttcattatttatatctTCTTATTCTTTCACTTTAaatgtttaataaattaaaaaatatattatatactttttatactaaaatatctttctaatttattatgaaaatattaacatatttttttgaataattttgcaAAAGAATTAAAGTACCACtttcaatattttaataaaaataatattttataattaatttttaaagactaaaatattattttcaatttaagtTTGTTTAATTACATgaggaattaaaatttaaaattgattttaaaaagaaaaaatactcaCAGAATTTATTATAAGAGACCAAAATGGCCATTTAGCAATAATGACTAAAATATTGTTATAATATTGATTAAGGTTGTTTGATTGTATTagaaaataagaatttgaattttatattaaaacgactaaaatatctttattattaatacctaaaata contains:
- the LOC112755352 gene encoding probable LRR receptor-like serine/threonine-protein kinase RKF3, whose translation is MPPLSASLSCWSNFQSYINSFDPTFHIQSSCGFSNASISQGCVNITTRQRFESLVSSSVLQNVDTSCNQSLENNSPCALCTTSLSSLPASGKSLGNLSDCTSLPSVYAAAFSNAFGPSDPGTAKCLFSLDFTPLGDSNNKKNKKKIVVSVVVTFICVSGLVFVVLGLWKLNEKLSGKNVSVAEMGLVSSSSVMGLDYSSMDQSTTLIRFSIEDIKKATKNFSRDNIIGRGGYGNVYKGLLNDGTEVALKRFKNCSAAGDSSFKHEVEVIASVRHVNLVALRGYCSATTNLEGYQRIIVCDLMKNGSLHDHLFGGGSSSSIGLNNKLSWPIRQKIALGTARGIAYLHYGAQPSIIHRDIKASNILLDEKFEAKVADFGLAKFNPEGMTHMSTRVAGTMGYVAPEYALYGQLTERSDVFSFGVVLLELLSGKKALSMSNDGQPSALTDWAWSMVRTNKALDVIEDGMPELGSPKILEKYVLIGVLCSHPQLYARPTMDQVVKMMETDQDVGDNEENMVPAIPDRPIPLVAGRVDIERSASSSGGGGSGGSGGLSSPTGYQAYTIGSNKHSSNNSKEDGSSSSKILSIEE